The Proteiniborus sp. DW1 sequence AAAGAAATAATAAAGGATTTAGAAGAACAAGGATATTTAGTTGAAACTAAAGATCACACCAATAACGTAGGTCACTGCGAAAGATGTAGTACAGTAGTAGAGCCAATAATATCAAAACAATGGTTTGTTAAAATGCAGCCATTAGCTGAGCCTGCAATTAAAGCTTTAAAAGAAGAAAAGCTTAAGTTTATACCAGATAGATTTGGAAGGATTTATCTACATTGGTTAGAAAATATTAGAGACTGGTGTATATCTAGACAATTGTGGTGGGGACATAGGCTACCTGTATATTATTGTCAGGATTGCAATGAGGTTATAGTTTCTAGAGAGAAACCAGAAAAATGCAGCTGTGGAAGTACAAACATTGCTCAAGACCCAGATACTCTAGATACTTGGTTCTCATCTGCATTGTGGCCATTCTCCACACTAGGCTGGCCAGAAAACACAGAGGAATTAAAATATTTCTATCCTACAGATGTACTAGTTACAGGATACGATATAATATTTTTCTGGGTTGTTAGAATGGTATTTTCAGGACTAGAGTACGTTGGCGATATACCTTTTGAGAATGTGTTCATCACAGGACTTGTAAGAGACTCTCAAGGAAGAAAAATGAGTAAGTCACTTGGAAATGGAATAGATCCATTAGACTTAATAGAGCAATATGGAGCAGATGCTTTGAGATTTTCTCTAGTTACAGGAAACACGCCTGGAAACGACATGAGATTCTATATTGAAAGAGTTGAGTCTAGCAGAAACTTTGCAAATAAATTATGGAATGCATCTAGATTTGTCCTAATGCATTTAGATGGTACTAACATTCCTCAGGATGAGACAAAGCTACAGTTTGCAGAAGAGGATAAGTGGATTATCTCAAGGGCTAATAATGTAGCCAAAGAAGTAACTGAAAACTTGAGAAAGTTTGAATTAGGTATAGCAGCACAAAAGATTTATGACTTCACTTGGAATGAGTACTGTGACTGGTATATTGAAATGGTTAAGCCAAGACTATTTAGTGAAGACCAAGAGGATAAGGATACAGCTAAGTATGTACTATTATCAGTTTTAAAGGATATTCTAAAGCTTCTACATCCGTTTATCCCATACATTACAGAGGAAATATGGGCTAACTTACCAGGAAAAACTAATGACCTAATTGTTGAGAGCTGGCCTGTATATGATGAAAACAAAGACTATAAAGCTGCTGAAAAGGCTATAGAATTCATAATGGAAGCAGTTAAGAGCATAAGAAATATTAGAGCTGAAATGAATGTAGTTCCTTCTAAAAAGGCAAAGGCTATATTTATGACTACAGATAGTGAACTAAGGAATATACTTAGTTCATCGGAAAGATACTTTAAGACTCTAGCATCTGCTTCAGAAATTGAGGTAGTAGAGAGCAAGGAAAATATTAGTGATGATGCTATGTCAGCCGTAGTTGGCAATTGTACAATTTTCTTACCTCTAGAGGATTTAGTTGATATAGAGAAGGAAATAGAGAGACTAGAAAAGGAAAGAGAAAAGCTTGAAGGGGAAATCAAAAGAGTAAAAGGCAAGCTTTCAAATGAAGGCTTTGTAAGTAAAGCTCCAAAGCAAGTAATTGAACAAGAGAAAGAGAAGGAAATAAAATACCAGCAAATGATGGAAAAAGTATTAGACAGATTAGCTAGCTTAAGAAAGTAGCAGATACAAAAAATGTGGAGCTCATCAGTATTGACATAATGCTGATGAGTTTTCATGTTTCATTTATTAATAAAAGTTCATAAAAATCTGAACCTTTAAAATATTCAATAAAGTTTGAATGTGATAAAATATAAAAGATAGGGGGTGCAGTTCCAGTGAAAAAAAGAAAGTTTTCCTTAAGGCTTTTTCTAATATTTATAATTACTTTTTTATTTATCTCTTTCATTCATATAAGCTTCAATGCAACAATCATAGCTAGACAGCCATCACCTAATTGGAGTAGGGGGATTGAGGTCACTACAACTCCATTTACAAGAGAAATTGTTGCAGGTATGACTAGTGAAAGAGATATACTAATTATTGCTCCTATAAAGGATGGAAAAGAGATACTTAAAATAACAAAATTAAATAAAGATATGCAAATTAAAGAAGAATATGAAGCTAGTATAGATAAGTTTAATATAAATACAATTACTTCTGATGATATTCAGCTTATAGGCAACAATCTATATTGGAGAGATAATAAAGAGAGTGCCTTATATACATCAACTCTAGATGATGCTAGCAAAAGATTTGGAGAAGTAGTAAAGCTTAATGAAAATGTGGTAGATTTCCAAGTAGCTGAGGATGCTAGATATTTAGTAGTTGTACTTTCAGGTGGGAAGGTGGCCCTCTATAAAGAGCAAGGTGGAGAGTATATTGAGCTAGAAGGACCGTCTGATTTAAGTAATATTCAGATGGTTAATATTATAACTAACAATGATACTATATATCTACAAACAGCAATATATAATGAAGAGAATTCCAATAAAGAGGTTTATATAACTGAATATAAGGATAATAAATGGGCAAAATCTGTCTATATGACATCCTTGTTAGAAGTAAAGAATCAAATTAAGGATATAGAATTAGCTGTGGATGAAGATTATGTTTATTCTATTTCATCTGTTCAAGGAGATGATAAGACTAGCTATACTTATTTGATTAATGGTTATAGTAAAGATACTAAGGAGTCATTTGAAGAGATAAAAGCTAAGTGGGCTATAGACCTTAAGGTTCAGTATTTTTCAAGCAAACCTGTTATATTTGATAGTGAAGAAGAGGGATTAACAGTATTTACAACAGCACCAAGCAACCTAGATGTTAGAGCAACTAGTTCAAATGTTATTAAGCTTAATCTTACGAAGGATGGATTTAAAAGTGCTGAGTTAGTATCAAATACAAAAAAATGGTCTAATCAAGTAGTTGTCTTGAGAGATAATAATACTGATTATGTATTATGGAACGAGTCGGGAGGCTTTGGCTCAACTATAATTATGGGTACAAGCAATGATAGGACTGTTATAGAGAATCATGCTAATATAACAACTAAGGATATTAAAGATGCTATTGCAGAAGAAGTACCTCACATAGTTAACTTATTAATAGTGTCAGTTGGAGCAAGATTATTTAGCATCTTTCCTTCCATTATTTGGCTATTATGCATGTTTATGTGGAATAGTGCAATGGAGAAGAGGTATAACCTATACTTAATCATAGGGATGATAATTCATTTAATATTCCAAGCTATATCCATAGACTTTTACTATGGGAAGTCCTATATTATGCCTGACTTTCTTACTTTAAATTTAGTCAAACACATGATACCATTTTTATTTGCAGCTTTAGCTGGGATTGTTTCATATATATATAAGAAAGAAGCTGACGAACCACAGAGCTATAAAGTATATGCATTGTTTATAGTGTACTATCATATTTTCATCAATTATTTATTTGTACCCTATTTGTTTAACGCTAACTAGGTAATTTGTTGAGCTAGTTAACTTAATTGAAATTTAATTAACTATCTCAACAAGTAAAGTTAGTATTTTATGATATAACCCGATTTTTCGACAGGAACTCTTGTCTAAAATAAAAAATAGTTATACAATATAGTAGATAAATTTTACAGGAGTGAGAAAATGAACTACAGAGAAGCTTTAGAGTATATACATGGGACAAAAAAATTTGGTAGCAAGCTTGGGCTACATAATATTAGTGAGTTACTAGAGTTATTAGGTAATCCTCAAAATGATCTAAAATTTATACATGTAGCAGGTACTAATGGAAAAGGCTCAACATCATCATTTATTGCAAATATCCTTATTGAAGGAGGGTATAAAGTAGGGCTTTTTACATCACCATACTTAGAGGTATTTAATGAAAGAATGAGAATAAATAATCAAGACATAAGTGA is a genomic window containing:
- a CDS encoding valine--tRNA ligase; the protein is MSEGLAKTYNPKEFEERIYQYWNEKGHFKADVNKEKKPFTIMMPPPNVTGNLHMGHALNGTIQDILTRWKRMEGYEALWLPGTDHASISTEARVVAKIESEGKNKYELGREKFLEEAWDWTEKYGGNIRNQLRKLGVSCDWSKERFTLDEGLSKAVEEAFIRLYEKGLIYRGDRIINWCPSCGTALSDAEVEHEESQGKLWHIKYPVKDSDEFIVIATTRPETMLGDLAVAVHPEDERYSSLIGKTLILPLVNREIPIIADEYVEKEFGTGAVKITPSHDPNDFEVGARHNLGQLKIMDDYGHINEHGGKYSGLERYEARKEIIKDLEEQGYLVETKDHTNNVGHCERCSTVVEPIISKQWFVKMQPLAEPAIKALKEEKLKFIPDRFGRIYLHWLENIRDWCISRQLWWGHRLPVYYCQDCNEVIVSREKPEKCSCGSTNIAQDPDTLDTWFSSALWPFSTLGWPENTEELKYFYPTDVLVTGYDIIFFWVVRMVFSGLEYVGDIPFENVFITGLVRDSQGRKMSKSLGNGIDPLDLIEQYGADALRFSLVTGNTPGNDMRFYIERVESSRNFANKLWNASRFVLMHLDGTNIPQDETKLQFAEEDKWIISRANNVAKEVTENLRKFELGIAAQKIYDFTWNEYCDWYIEMVKPRLFSEDQEDKDTAKYVLLSVLKDILKLLHPFIPYITEEIWANLPGKTNDLIVESWPVYDENKDYKAAEKAIEFIMEAVKSIRNIRAEMNVVPSKKAKAIFMTTDSELRNILSSSERYFKTLASASEIEVVESKENISDDAMSAVVGNCTIFLPLEDLVDIEKEIERLEKEREKLEGEIKRVKGKLSNEGFVSKAPKQVIEQEKEKEIKYQQMMEKVLDRLASLRK